In the genome of Candidatus Ruthia magnifica str. Cm (Calyptogena magnifica), one region contains:
- a CDS encoding molybdenum cofactor biosynthesis protein MoaE: MDKIIIQQQDFDLSTEIVLIKNNHSDIGAVVSFVGFVRDLDDSQIQKMTLEHYPEMTEKALKSIIDEAKKRWSIGNITLIHRVGDLNINDQIVLVITSSKHRQSAFASCEFIMDYLKTQAPFWKKEYAQNKSKWVKAKSSDKNQKNRWE, encoded by the coding sequence ATAGACAAAATAATTATACAGCAACAAGATTTTGACTTATCAACAGAGATAGTACTGATCAAAAATAACCATTCTGATATTGGCGCAGTGGTCAGTTTTGTTGGCTTTGTACGTGATTTAGATGATAGCCAAATTCAAAAAATGACGTTAGAGCATTATCCTGAGATGACTGAAAAAGCACTAAAATCTATTATTGATGAAGCCAAAAAACGTTGGTCTATTGGTAATATAACTCTTATTCATCGCGTGGGTGATTTAAATATTAATGATCAAATTGTATTGGTGATTACAAGTAGCAAACATCGTCAATCTGCTTTTGCATCTTGCGAATTTATTATGGACTATTTAAAAACTCAAGCACCATTTTGGAAAAAAGAATACGCTCAAAATAAAAGCAAATGGGTTAAAGCAAAAAGTAGCGATAAAAACCAAAAAAATCGTTGGGAGTAG
- the mobA gene encoding molybdenum cofactor guanylyltransferase MobA — protein MKNIVKSDITAVILSGGRATRMNVQDKGLILFNDKPLISYVVDIIHQDVHNILVSANRNLFAYQKFGEVVTDSLPGFQGPLAGILSALIKVKTKYLLVVPCDGPFINQSLVARLLENMQKSDVNICVAMQGQKMHPTFSLIKTNLKDNLSEFLTQGNRKTGMWFKSNHAQKVDFLDQADMFINLNSPEDFKIKQ, from the coding sequence ATGAAAAACATCGTTAAAAGTGACATCACTGCTGTCATACTTTCAGGTGGTCGAGCTACACGTATGAACGTTCAAGATAAGGGTTTAATTTTATTTAATGATAAGCCTTTGATTAGTTATGTGGTCGATATTATCCATCAAGATGTCCATAATATATTAGTGAGTGCCAATAGAAACCTTTTTGCATATCAAAAATTTGGTGAAGTTGTTACTGATAGTTTGCCTGGGTTTCAAGGGCCACTTGCTGGTATTTTGTCGGCTTTGATTAAAGTCAAGACAAAATATTTATTGGTTGTGCCATGTGATGGGCCGTTTATTAATCAAAGTCTTGTGGCTAGATTATTGGAAAATATGCAAAAATCTGATGTCAACATTTGTGTGGCAATGCAGGGGCAAAAAATGCATCCTACTTTTTCATTAATTAAGACTAATTTAAAAGATAATTTGAGTGAATTTTTAACACAAGGTAATCGCAAGACTGGTATGTGGTTTAAGAGTAATCATGCACAAAAAGTTGATTTTTTAGATCAAGCAGACATGTTTATTAATCTAAACTCACCTGAAGATTTTAAAATTAAACAGTAA
- the glp gene encoding gephyrin-like molybdotransferase Glp: MNNQQVDCGCDTMSQPLLSIDEALEKLTNSVKVTNSTQLIRLDDALNRILVIDVHANISTPSFDNSAMDGYAINLKINQINTPGGFTFEITGRILAGSIGNALAPGCAARIFTGAPIPKDANTVLMQEECELIENKSKIKVYRPISLGENIRPMGNDIQSGNIILSKGTQLQPQDIALAASVGIDKLEVFHKIKVGVFFTGYELVNPGDTLQQGKIFNSNRYLLVALLNKLGCKITNLGSIKDTFNATCNALKALKSDCDLIITTGGVSVGEEDYIKPAIEQLGQLNLWRIKIKPGKPIVFGSLGHCAFIGLPGNPVSAMVTFLLFARPFIKKMQGASHYLNTTFKTQANFDWHKPKPRREFIRARLDHTTFPTKANLYPKQGSDVLSSMVWADGLIEVPEKITFKRGKVLNFYPLNEMLS, translated from the coding sequence ATGAACAACCAACAAGTTGATTGTGGTTGTGACACAATGTCACAACCTTTACTTTCTATTGATGAGGCTTTAGAAAAATTAACAAATTCTGTTAAAGTTACCAATAGCACTCAATTAATAAGGCTTGATGATGCATTAAACAGAATTCTAGTTATTGATGTACATGCCAATATTTCTACCCCTAGTTTTGATAATTCTGCCATGGATGGCTATGCTATTAATCTTAAAATAAATCAAATAAACACGCCTGGTGGATTTACATTTGAAATTACCGGTCGTATTCTTGCAGGTAGTATTGGAAATGCACTAGCACCAGGTTGTGCAGCACGTATATTTACAGGTGCGCCCATACCAAAAGATGCTAATACAGTGCTTATGCAAGAGGAATGCGAGTTGATTGAAAATAAATCAAAAATTAAAGTTTATCGACCCATTTCACTGGGTGAAAACATCAGGCCTATGGGCAATGATATCCAATCAGGTAATATAATCTTATCTAAAGGAACACAACTACAACCACAAGATATTGCACTAGCTGCTTCTGTGGGTATAGACAAACTTGAAGTGTTTCATAAAATTAAAGTCGGTGTTTTTTTTACAGGTTATGAGCTAGTCAACCCTGGAGATACATTACAACAAGGGAAAATTTTTAACTCTAATCGCTATTTATTAGTGGCACTACTAAACAAACTTGGTTGTAAAATTACCAACTTGGGTAGTATTAAAGATACTTTTAATGCCACTTGTAATGCGCTAAAGGCATTAAAATCTGATTGTGATTTAATCATAACCACAGGTGGTGTGTCTGTTGGTGAGGAAGATTATATTAAACCTGCTATAGAACAATTAGGTCAATTAAACCTATGGCGTATTAAGATAAAACCAGGCAAGCCAATTGTTTTTGGCAGTCTAGGGCATTGTGCTTTTATTGGACTACCAGGAAATCCAGTTTCTGCCATGGTCACTTTCTTACTCTTTGCTCGACCTTTTATTAAAAAAATGCAAGGTGCAAGTCACTATCTAAATACCACTTTTAAAACTCAAGCAAACTTTGATTGGCACAAGCCAAAACCTAGACGTGAATTTATACGTGCACGCCTTGACCATACAACCTTTCCTACCAAGGCTAATCTGTATCCAAAACAGGGATCTGATGTACTTAGCTCTATGGTGTGGGCGGATGGATTAATAGAAGTTCCAGAAAAAATCACCTTTAAACGAGGCAAAGTTCTAAATTTTTATCCACTAAATGAGATGTTATCATGA
- the moaC gene encoding cyclic pyranopterin monophosphate synthase MoaC — protein sequence MDKLTHINQQGDAHMVDVSDKKITTREATAMAIVSMKQSTLELILSSSNTKGDVLVIARIAGIYAAKKCWDLIPLCHPLMLSKIMVELTPNEKNATIEIKTLVKLDGKTGVEMEALTAASVTALTIYDMCKSVDRFIKIGEIQLLEKKGGKSGHWKLENV from the coding sequence GTGGATAAATTAACCCATATTAATCAACAAGGTGACGCGCATATGGTTGATGTGTCTGATAAAAAAATTACCACACGTGAAGCAACTGCCATGGCAATAGTTAGTATGAAACAATCAACCCTTGAGCTGATACTATCTAGCTCAAATACTAAAGGAGATGTGCTCGTTATAGCACGTATTGCTGGCATCTATGCTGCTAAAAAATGCTGGGATTTAATTCCACTTTGTCACCCATTAATGCTGTCAAAAATAATGGTTGAGCTTACACCTAATGAAAAAAATGCCACGATTGAGATTAAAACACTTGTTAAACTTGATGGTAAAACTGGCGTAGAAATGGAGGCACTCACCGCAGCAAGTGTAACAGCACTAACTATTTATGATATGTGCAAATCAGTAGATCGTTTTATCAAAATTGGAGAGATTCAATTACTAGAAAAAAAGGGTGGAAAATCTGGTCATTGGAAACTTGAAAATGTCTAA
- the moaA gene encoding GTP 3',8-cyclase MoaA, producing MSKLIDKFGREINYLRLSVTEHCNYRCFYCRDDEHKPNCKRKDILSYEDIEKIVQLFAQLGITKVRLTGGEPLLRRGISKIAKLVSRIDGIDDVPLSTNAHLLEKFAKKLYQNGINRVNISIDSLIPKRFEEITHGGDLIQVTKGIDAAIQTGMAPIKINVVTMRGVNDDEIESMIDFVVSKGIDIRFIETMPIGLSGIKALTQHISEKNIFAKINKHLNNQLTPIASNKTAGPAHNFKIKDTNSTVGIISAVSNYFCQTCNRVRLSTKGDLILCLGQEDSISLKDAVRSNLTDEEIKCMILNAINKKPEKHEFNSVIDNISNRQMVEIGG from the coding sequence ATGTCTAAGTTAATTGACAAGTTTGGTAGAGAGATCAATTACCTAAGACTTTCAGTGACTGAACACTGTAATTATCGATGTTTTTATTGTCGTGATGATGAACATAAGCCAAATTGTAAACGTAAAGACATTCTAAGTTATGAAGATATTGAAAAAATTGTTCAACTTTTTGCACAATTAGGTATTACTAAGGTTAGATTAACAGGTGGTGAACCTCTACTACGAAGAGGTATTTCTAAAATTGCTAAACTCGTTAGTCGTATTGATGGTATTGATGATGTTCCCTTATCAACCAATGCACATCTATTAGAAAAGTTTGCTAAAAAGCTTTATCAAAATGGCATCAATAGAGTAAACATTTCTATTGATTCTCTCATTCCTAAAAGATTCGAAGAAATTACTCATGGTGGTGATTTAATACAAGTTACTAAAGGCATTGATGCAGCAATACAAACAGGTATGGCACCAATTAAAATTAATGTAGTAACAATGCGTGGCGTTAATGATGATGAAATCGAATCAATGATTGATTTTGTCGTTAGCAAAGGCATTGATATCCGCTTTATTGAAACCATGCCAATTGGATTGTCAGGTATAAAAGCACTTACTCAACATATTAGTGAAAAAAACATTTTTGCTAAAATCAACAAACACCTAAACAATCAATTAACCCCCATCGCATCTAATAAAACTGCTGGTCCTGCTCATAATTTTAAAATTAAAGACACAAACTCTACAGTAGGTATAATCAGTGCCGTATCAAACTATTTTTGTCAAACTTGTAATCGTGTTAGACTGAGTACCAAGGGAGATTTAATCTTATGCCTAGGACAAGAAGATTCAATTTCTTTAAAAGATGCTGTACGTTCAAATTTAACAGACGAAGAAATTAAATGCATGATTCTAAATGCAATTAATAAAAAACCTGAAAAGCATGAATTTAACTCTGTTATTGACAATATTAGTAATCGGCAAATGGTAGAAATTGGTGGATAA
- the moaD gene encoding molybdopterin converting factor subunit 1: MKILYFASLKESLKLSSEEIILTTNTTTAQLKKQLIDRHGKRHFPNNILCAVNQEIANDAVIISETDKVAFYPPVTGG; encoded by the coding sequence ATGAAAATTTTATATTTTGCTTCACTTAAAGAATCCCTTAAACTGTCTAGTGAAGAGATTATTCTTACTACTAACACCACAACAGCACAATTAAAAAAACAACTCATTGACAGACATGGCAAGCGTCATTTTCCAAATAATATTCTTTGTGCGGTTAATCAAGAAATCGCTAATGATGCGGTTATTATCAGCGAAACAGATAAAGTGGCTTTTTATCCACCAGTCACTGGTGGATAA
- the mog gene encoding molybdopterin adenylyltransferase, with translation MKKINIKIGFITISDRAARNEYEDISGPAMQDWIKNAVLSPYEIEAIIIEDEQSLIEKTLIDFSDNKHCHLILTTGGTGPTTRDVTPEATHAVCERIFDGFVQQMRTVSLRTVPTAILSRQTAGTRGSSLIINLPGKPAAIAVCLGAVFLAVPKCLELLDQSNIQIDLDFIEQKFE, from the coding sequence ATGAAAAAAATAAACATTAAAATTGGTTTTATCACCATATCTGATCGTGCTGCTCGTAACGAATATGAAGATATTAGCGGTCCTGCCATGCAAGATTGGATTAAAAATGCCGTTCTATCTCCTTATGAAATAGAAGCCATTATTATTGAAGACGAACAATCTTTAATTGAAAAAACTCTGATTGATTTTTCTGATAATAAACATTGTCACTTAATCTTAACTACTGGCGGCACTGGACCTACAACGCGTGATGTAACACCAGAAGCAACACACGCCGTGTGTGAAAGAATTTTTGATGGCTTTGTGCAACAAATGCGCACTGTGTCGTTACGTACTGTGCCAACAGCTATTTTATCGCGTCAAACCGCAGGTACACGTGGTAGTAGTTTAATTATCAATCTACCAGGTAAACCGGCTGCAATTGCAGTATGCTTGGGTGCAGTGTTTTTGGCAGTACCCAAATGTTTAGAGTTGCTCGATCAGTCTAATATT